Proteins encoded by one window of Candidatus Sumerlaea chitinivorans:
- a CDS encoding 2-oxoglutarate oxidoreductase, beta subunit yields the protein MSSSPQTGSPQPKPPATNRLGHPMNVYKGAESTLCAGCGHDSITAQLIRALWESDVDPYMVAKMSGIGCSSKTTAYFLNLSHGFNGVHGRAAAVATGSYLGNHKLLHVAVSGDGDTASIGLGNFLHMVRRNVPIVYVIENNGVYGLTKGQFSATADKGSTLKRGWVNEMEPIDCCALAIEMGCEYVARSFSGDIKQLVPLLKGAIAHHGTAVVDVVSPCVTFNNHEGSTKSLKYARDHEEPLHGIDFVPYYEQIKVDYEPGTVQEIELHDGSRLLLKKLARDYDPTNKAAALAMLEEARRNKLFLTGLIYHNPQRSPNLGEQMNLTDEPLALLPDERLRPPAEAMEKLMAMYR from the coding sequence ATGAGCTCGTCCCCACAAACCGGTTCTCCCCAGCCAAAACCTCCCGCAACAAACCGACTTGGCCATCCGATGAATGTTTACAAGGGCGCTGAGTCCACGCTGTGCGCGGGTTGTGGTCATGACTCCATTACGGCCCAGCTGATCCGTGCCCTCTGGGAATCCGACGTTGATCCCTACATGGTCGCGAAGATGAGCGGCATTGGCTGCTCGAGCAAGACAACCGCTTACTTTCTAAACCTCTCGCATGGCTTCAATGGAGTGCATGGCCGTGCTGCTGCTGTGGCTACCGGCTCGTACCTTGGGAATCACAAATTGTTGCACGTGGCGGTGAGCGGCGACGGCGACACGGCATCCATCGGCCTCGGCAACTTCCTTCACATGGTGCGGCGCAATGTGCCGATCGTGTACGTGATCGAAAACAATGGCGTGTACGGTCTTACGAAAGGGCAGTTTTCGGCGACCGCCGACAAAGGCTCCACGCTTAAGCGCGGCTGGGTGAATGAAATGGAACCCATCGATTGCTGCGCGCTGGCGATTGAGATGGGATGCGAGTATGTCGCACGTTCCTTTTCTGGGGACATTAAGCAACTTGTCCCGCTCCTCAAAGGCGCGATTGCCCACCACGGAACGGCGGTTGTGGATGTCGTCAGCCCATGCGTTACCTTCAACAATCACGAGGGTTCAACCAAGAGCCTCAAATACGCGCGCGATCATGAGGAACCCTTGCACGGCATTGATTTCGTGCCGTACTACGAGCAGATCAAAGTGGACTACGAACCAGGCACAGTCCAAGAGATTGAATTGCATGACGGCTCTCGCCTGCTGCTCAAGAAGCTTGCCCGCGATTACGATCCCACGAACAAAGCTGCGGCATTAGCGATGTTGGAGGAGGCGCGGCGCAATAAGCTTTTCCTGACGGGTCTAATTTACCACAACCCGCAGCGATCCCCAAATCTGGGCGAGCAAATGAATCTGACGGACGAGCCGCTCGCGCTTTTGCCGGACGAGCGATTGCGGCCTCCCGCGGAGGCGATGGAAAAGCTCATGGCCATGTATCGCTGA
- a CDS encoding ABC transporter ATP-binding protein yields the protein MKIIETINLSKVYTHDFIDVEHGRLKFNFFRRTVALEKLNLEVREGEIFGLLGPNGAGKSTTIKILMGLIFPTGGSARIMEKPLGDKTVKAQIGFLPENPFFYDYLKGEEFLDYYGQLYGMPKALRRKRIPELFELVGLPDHAPNLPLKGYSKGMLQRIGLAQALLNDPKLVVLDEPQSGLDPLGRKEIRDIILRLKETGKTVFFSSHILSDAELICDRVAIVNRGRLVAMGELSHLLSPKIKEYEVVVSGLSRESLNQLEQHARKYIDRERDVLMIFDKEDDVKEVLRRVVAENATLVSLTPRKETLEEYFIREVARTNPSPSNPQEVKQ from the coding sequence ATGAAAATAATCGAAACGATCAATCTTTCGAAAGTATATACCCACGACTTCATTGACGTGGAGCATGGTCGCCTGAAGTTTAATTTTTTCCGCCGAACGGTGGCCTTGGAGAAGCTCAATCTCGAAGTGCGCGAGGGAGAGATCTTCGGGCTTCTGGGGCCAAATGGTGCTGGCAAATCCACGACCATCAAAATTCTCATGGGGCTCATTTTCCCCACGGGGGGAAGCGCCCGCATCATGGAAAAGCCGCTCGGCGATAAGACCGTCAAAGCTCAAATTGGCTTTTTGCCGGAAAACCCCTTCTTTTACGATTACTTGAAGGGTGAAGAGTTTCTGGACTACTACGGCCAGCTCTACGGCATGCCGAAGGCCTTGCGGCGCAAGCGAATCCCTGAGCTCTTCGAGCTCGTTGGCTTGCCGGATCATGCGCCGAACCTTCCGCTCAAAGGCTACTCCAAGGGGATGCTTCAGCGCATCGGCCTTGCTCAGGCGCTGCTGAACGATCCCAAACTTGTCGTGCTCGATGAGCCACAATCGGGGCTCGATCCTCTCGGCCGGAAAGAAATTCGCGACATCATCCTGCGGCTGAAAGAGACGGGCAAGACGGTGTTCTTCTCGTCGCACATCCTTTCGGACGCCGAGCTCATCTGTGACCGAGTTGCCATTGTCAACCGCGGGCGCTTGGTCGCAATGGGCGAGCTTAGCCACCTTCTGAGCCCGAAGATCAAAGAGTACGAAGTGGTGGTTTCTGGCCTTTCGCGAGAGAGCCTCAACCAGCTCGAGCAGCACGCGCGCAAGTATATCGATCGTGAACGCGACGTGCTCATGATCTTTGATAAAGAAGATGACGTGAAGGAGGTCCTGCGCCGCGTGGTCGCAGAAAATGCAACACTTGTGTCGTTGACGCCGCGCAAAGAAACACTCGAAGAGTACTTCATTCGGGAGGTCGCGCGTACGAATCCCTCACCGAGCAACCCTCAGGAGGTGAAACAATGA
- a CDS encoding Ribonuclease PH — protein sequence MTFIRVDGRAADEKRPLNLIPGYAKYADGSVLVELGDTRVLCTATIEDGKVPPHLRDQAQGWVTAEYAMLPRSSKQRIQREVTKGQIGGRTYEIQRLIGRSLRAITDLRRLGERTIIIDCDVIQADGGTRTAAITGGFIALAQAVRLLREQGKVGTGVLMDFVAATSVGIVEGHPVLDLSYVEDVQADVDMNVVATASNKFVEIQGTAEHQCFDEQQLAEMLRLARKGIAELVVAQKQVLGESLD from the coding sequence ATGACCTTTATTCGCGTCGACGGACGAGCTGCCGATGAGAAGCGCCCACTCAATCTCATCCCCGGCTATGCAAAATACGCTGATGGTAGTGTGCTTGTGGAGTTGGGGGATACGCGTGTTCTTTGCACTGCGACGATCGAGGACGGCAAGGTTCCGCCGCATCTACGCGACCAAGCTCAAGGGTGGGTGACGGCGGAATATGCCATGTTGCCACGCTCTTCCAAGCAGCGCATCCAGCGCGAAGTGACAAAAGGTCAAATTGGAGGCCGCACGTACGAAATCCAGCGCCTGATCGGTCGCTCGCTACGTGCCATCACCGATTTGCGGCGACTTGGTGAACGAACCATCATCATCGACTGCGATGTCATCCAAGCTGACGGTGGTACGCGCACCGCTGCGATCACCGGCGGATTTATCGCCCTTGCCCAAGCGGTTCGGCTCCTGCGCGAACAAGGAAAAGTTGGTACTGGGGTCTTGATGGATTTTGTGGCCGCGACAAGCGTTGGAATTGTCGAAGGGCACCCCGTGCTGGACCTGAGCTACGTGGAAGACGTCCAGGCTGACGTAGACATGAACGTGGTCGCGACAGCCTCCAATAAGTTTGTTGAGATTCAAGGCACCGCGGAGCACCAGTGTTTCGACGAGCAGCAACTTGCCGAGATGTTGCGATTGGCGCGAAAGGGCATTGCTGAACTTGTTGTGGCGCAGAAACAGGTTCTGGGCGAGTCGCTGGACTAA
- a CDS encoding Cell surface glycoprotein 1 precursor (Outer layer protein B) (S-layer protein 1): MYYYFQKSQRLESELSRLRPQSQHSALDKETGKTPPDSIPGGTQQNGSLAAPTPTPAVPSQPSQPASQAASAQTQAETARPMTSHDVAEQPPAAKPTSNESRTQTAFSPSAAGNADAKKGTAGHRPTEEPTSAHSSSTTRANDGSASVFATPNTSAQGAAPASDASGLAQPQQRTEKRTSPQPAPVTHLAPEGLPKPKRMSNDQPEELVQPIGYDPHGQASKASFTATPEPQRSKVNRIPTSTDGTAEDKESVAAAAAPTGRGAKPTASPTSGRDPSRQRQKIGSLYDVQPTGPTEPSEAAAPETPTQTPVRIRLPRRSSETPHEP, translated from the coding sequence ATGTATTACTACTTCCAAAAGTCTCAGCGACTCGAGAGCGAACTGAGCCGGCTTCGTCCCCAATCGCAACACTCCGCCCTCGACAAAGAAACCGGGAAGACACCCCCCGACTCCATCCCCGGCGGAACACAGCAAAATGGATCCCTTGCTGCGCCCACTCCCACGCCTGCCGTGCCCTCTCAACCAAGCCAGCCCGCTTCCCAGGCAGCCAGTGCGCAGACGCAGGCAGAGACGGCAAGGCCCATGACCTCACACGACGTAGCTGAACAGCCCCCCGCTGCGAAGCCTACGTCCAATGAATCGCGCACGCAGACAGCCTTCAGTCCCTCAGCCGCAGGAAACGCCGACGCAAAGAAAGGAACTGCGGGGCACAGACCCACCGAGGAGCCTACCTCGGCTCACTCCAGCTCCACAACACGCGCCAACGACGGTAGCGCCTCGGTCTTTGCAACTCCAAACACGAGCGCTCAGGGCGCCGCCCCTGCTTCGGATGCATCCGGCCTCGCCCAACCGCAGCAACGCACCGAAAAGAGGACCTCTCCCCAACCAGCCCCCGTGACTCACCTTGCTCCCGAAGGCTTGCCCAAGCCGAAGCGCATGAGCAACGATCAGCCAGAGGAACTTGTGCAACCCATCGGGTACGATCCACATGGCCAAGCGTCCAAGGCAAGTTTCACCGCCACTCCGGAGCCTCAGCGGTCAAAAGTGAACAGGATACCAACTTCCACGGATGGTACCGCCGAGGACAAAGAATCCGTGGCCGCCGCAGCCGCCCCAACCGGTCGAGGTGCAAAGCCAACAGCGAGCCCGACAAGCGGCAGAGATCCGAGTAGGCAGCGACAGAAAATTGGTTCCCTGTACGACGTGCAACCGACGGGGCCCACCGAGCCCTCCGAAGCTGCCGCCCCCGAAACACCCACCCAAACGCCCGTAAGAATCCGCCTGCCGCGCCGCTCAAGTGAGACTCCCCACGAACCCTGA
- a CDS encoding Molybdenum cofactor biosynthesis protein MoaD / Molybdenum cofactor biosynthesis protein MoaE codes for MNIVVRYYQKLREITGRSHEEHVMDTPGATVQDLVCRLVARYPELVHYKNSLLYARNDEYCEPTAQLADGDVVDLMPPFSGG; via the coding sequence ATGAACATCGTGGTGCGCTATTACCAGAAGCTTCGCGAAATCACGGGCCGATCCCACGAGGAGCATGTGATGGACACCCCCGGCGCTACGGTGCAGGATTTGGTCTGTCGTCTGGTGGCGCGCTACCCCGAGCTGGTGCACTACAAGAACTCCTTGCTTTATGCTCGCAACGACGAGTATTGTGAACCTACAGCTCAACTTGCGGACGGTGATGTGGTGGATCTCATGCCACCCTTCAGCGGAGGGTAA
- a CDS encoding 2-oxoglutarate oxidoreductase, alpha subunit yields MNRRFSPAGTESAGPLTADEPQRASGTPLINDVVISVATSNGTGSQSANLVLTRSIFQMGIPVGAKNLFPSNIQGLPTWFTIRANQHGWVGRRADADVFVAMNRESVKEDLASLKPGAILILNEELRDALERDDLITYIVPFAKIVEPVCPEVKLRRLVVNMVYVGVVAHLLGIELEEVEKAIAKQFLAKPKAAELNCAAARAGFAFAAENLPPQHLYRLERMNATQGKILIEGNAASAIGLMYGGIQVFAWYPITPSSSLAEALTEIMDDFRCDPETGKATYAIVQAEDELAAMGMVVGAGWVGARAATATSGPGISLMAELAGLAYFCEIPSVIIDVQRVGPSTGLPTRTSQGDVLKAYYLSHGDCKHVLLFPGNPAELYEFSMRALDLAQRLQTLVFVMSDLDLGMNYWMTDEFTPPSQPLDRGKVLTAEDLDRIQEFARYRDVDGDGIPYRTLPGTHHPKAPFFTQGAGHDDRARRSEKPHDWSSNLDRLAHKHETARQLVPESVLQRAAKPTSLGIVAYGSSDLPVREAIQKLTLNHGIDVDYLRIRALPATPSTLEFLRTHERVYVVEQNRDAQLATILRAEHPEVATRLRSVLHYNGLPLDAATVVNQICQQEGE; encoded by the coding sequence ATGAACAGACGGTTTTCACCTGCGGGCACGGAATCCGCAGGTCCTCTCACAGCGGATGAACCCCAGCGGGCATCCGGCACTCCCCTCATCAATGACGTAGTCATTTCTGTGGCGACATCAAACGGTACGGGAAGCCAATCCGCAAACCTTGTGCTAACCCGTAGCATTTTCCAGATGGGGATACCCGTCGGCGCAAAGAATCTCTTTCCCTCAAATATCCAAGGGCTGCCGACGTGGTTTACAATTCGCGCGAATCAGCACGGATGGGTGGGGCGTCGAGCCGACGCGGATGTTTTCGTCGCAATGAATCGCGAATCCGTGAAGGAAGATCTGGCCTCTCTCAAGCCGGGCGCGATCCTTATCCTGAATGAAGAGCTGCGCGATGCGCTCGAACGAGACGATCTCATCACGTACATTGTTCCCTTTGCGAAGATCGTAGAGCCTGTGTGTCCGGAGGTCAAACTACGCCGCCTCGTCGTGAATATGGTCTACGTGGGCGTCGTCGCTCACCTCTTAGGAATTGAGCTGGAAGAGGTTGAAAAAGCGATCGCGAAGCAATTCCTTGCGAAACCCAAAGCAGCCGAACTTAACTGCGCGGCGGCACGCGCTGGGTTTGCGTTTGCTGCGGAAAACTTGCCCCCTCAGCATCTATATCGCCTCGAACGCATGAATGCCACCCAAGGCAAGATTCTCATCGAGGGCAATGCGGCATCAGCGATCGGCCTCATGTATGGCGGCATCCAAGTGTTTGCGTGGTACCCGATTACGCCGAGCAGCTCCTTAGCCGAAGCGCTCACCGAGATCATGGATGATTTCCGGTGCGACCCAGAAACCGGCAAGGCGACGTATGCGATCGTGCAAGCGGAGGATGAACTTGCGGCGATGGGCATGGTTGTTGGCGCGGGTTGGGTCGGCGCCCGCGCGGCTACTGCCACCAGCGGGCCGGGCATTTCCCTCATGGCGGAATTAGCCGGGCTCGCCTACTTTTGCGAGATCCCCTCGGTCATCATTGACGTGCAGCGCGTTGGGCCGAGCACAGGGCTGCCGACTCGCACCAGTCAGGGCGACGTCCTCAAAGCCTATTACCTCTCGCATGGTGACTGCAAACACGTCCTATTATTTCCGGGGAATCCAGCAGAGCTGTATGAGTTCTCTATGCGAGCGCTGGATCTGGCTCAGCGGCTTCAAACGCTCGTCTTCGTGATGAGCGACCTCGACCTTGGCATGAACTACTGGATGACCGATGAATTCACGCCTCCCTCGCAGCCGTTGGACCGGGGCAAAGTGCTGACGGCTGAAGATCTCGACCGTATCCAAGAGTTTGCACGCTATCGCGATGTGGATGGGGACGGAATTCCCTATCGGACGCTCCCCGGCACTCATCATCCCAAAGCACCGTTTTTTACTCAAGGCGCGGGGCATGATGATCGCGCTCGGCGCTCGGAAAAACCCCACGACTGGAGCTCGAACCTCGATCGGCTGGCTCACAAGCACGAGACCGCGCGGCAACTTGTGCCAGAGTCAGTTCTTCAGCGTGCCGCGAAACCCACTTCGCTTGGAATCGTAGCTTACGGTTCGAGCGATCTTCCCGTGCGCGAGGCCATTCAAAAGCTTACCCTGAACCACGGCATTGACGTCGACTATTTGCGCATCCGCGCATTACCGGCAACGCCCTCCACGCTCGAGTTCCTTCGGACCCATGAGCGCGTCTACGTCGTTGAACAAAATCGTGATGCGCAGCTGGCGACGATTCTTCGCGCCGAGCATCCGGAAGTGGCAACACGCCTGCGCAGCGTCCTTCATTACAACGGCCTGCCGCTCGATGCTGCGACTGTCGTCAACCAAATCTGCCAACAGGAAGGAGAGTAA
- a CDS encoding Protease IV, whose translation MVTLSKLAVVVNLSGELSERGDGMRLLVQRPKSLKDLLDLFRRLREDRNVKTVVVRLSALDAGLGTVQELRQAISELRQRGKRTIALLEDESQPAYLVASACEEIVIPPSSIVALVGIRADAYFFRSLLAKLGVHADIVHIGEYKSYGEMFTEDDFTTPARENLTAIVEDAYAQLCEMIATSRKLDRKTVETLIDRGPLTAYEALQAKLVDRVAYANEVQRQLEAAEMSVISDSDYARDSKDKPEDLNLLALLSMLAKPQPSERESKYPQVALLFAVGPIVMESSGGLDLSSQEEIPAEDYLNLLDELAKDPKIKGVILRVNSPGGSAMASDLIFQKLTELAKRKPLITSMGDVAASGGYYIAMAGSKIIANPASVTGSIGVVGGKLNLAGAYDKLGIRKTTIARGRFSALFSETSDFSPEERAIVEKLMRHTYDEFVTKAAHQRRMSWEQIEKVARGKVWTGAQAKEVGLVDELGGMSRAIAEMKSQLGLKPEDKISLVAYPKELTLFDLLQKAVGGSAITASWLPTDFSAAWIGAFGIPKPVLTLTQTCFRLLTREKVAMLLPYALVLE comes from the coding sequence GTGGTGACACTTTCGAAATTGGCGGTTGTGGTGAATCTCAGCGGAGAACTCAGCGAACGCGGCGACGGCATGCGTCTGCTGGTCCAGCGGCCGAAATCCCTAAAAGACCTTCTCGATCTGTTCCGACGGCTGCGCGAGGATCGAAACGTCAAAACGGTCGTTGTGCGCCTCAGCGCACTCGACGCAGGGCTCGGGACCGTCCAGGAACTGCGGCAGGCGATCTCCGAACTTCGGCAACGCGGCAAGCGCACGATTGCCTTGCTCGAGGATGAATCTCAGCCCGCGTACCTCGTTGCCTCCGCCTGCGAGGAGATCGTGATTCCCCCTTCAAGCATTGTCGCGCTCGTTGGGATCCGGGCCGATGCTTACTTCTTCCGGAGCCTACTCGCAAAGCTCGGAGTGCACGCCGACATCGTTCACATTGGCGAGTATAAGTCCTACGGCGAGATGTTTACTGAGGATGACTTCACCACTCCTGCCCGGGAGAATCTGACCGCGATTGTCGAGGACGCCTACGCACAGCTTTGTGAGATGATCGCCACCTCGCGAAAGCTCGACCGCAAAACCGTCGAAACCCTCATCGACCGCGGACCACTCACCGCCTACGAGGCTTTGCAGGCGAAACTCGTGGACCGAGTGGCCTACGCCAACGAAGTCCAGAGGCAACTTGAGGCGGCCGAGATGAGCGTTATCTCAGACTCAGACTACGCGCGCGACTCAAAGGACAAACCCGAGGATTTGAACCTTCTTGCGCTTCTTTCGATGCTTGCAAAACCCCAGCCCTCCGAACGCGAAAGCAAATATCCGCAAGTGGCCCTACTTTTTGCTGTGGGACCAATCGTGATGGAGAGTTCCGGCGGGCTCGATCTCAGCAGTCAGGAAGAAATTCCCGCCGAGGATTATCTAAACTTACTCGATGAGCTCGCTAAGGACCCAAAGATTAAGGGTGTCATTTTGCGCGTGAATAGTCCCGGCGGTTCCGCAATGGCTTCCGATCTTATCTTTCAGAAGCTGACGGAACTGGCGAAGCGGAAACCTCTCATTACTTCGATGGGGGATGTGGCGGCGTCGGGGGGCTACTATATTGCGATGGCAGGATCAAAAATCATCGCGAATCCGGCATCCGTCACCGGTTCGATCGGGGTTGTGGGCGGAAAGCTCAACCTCGCCGGAGCCTACGATAAGCTCGGAATCCGCAAGACAACGATTGCGCGTGGGCGGTTCAGCGCACTCTTCTCCGAGACGAGTGACTTTTCGCCCGAAGAGCGCGCTATCGTCGAGAAGCTCATGCGCCACACCTACGACGAGTTTGTGACGAAAGCAGCCCACCAACGCCGAATGAGTTGGGAACAGATCGAGAAAGTCGCTCGCGGCAAAGTTTGGACCGGGGCGCAGGCAAAAGAGGTGGGATTAGTGGACGAGCTCGGTGGCATGAGTCGGGCGATTGCGGAGATGAAAAGCCAGCTCGGACTGAAACCAGAAGACAAAATCTCACTAGTTGCATATCCCAAGGAACTTACGCTTTTTGATCTCCTCCAGAAGGCTGTTGGCGGAAGCGCCATTACTGCATCGTGGCTCCCCACGGACTTTTCCGCTGCTTGGATCGGGGCGTTTGGCATCCCCAAACCTGTGCTCACTCTCACACAAACATGTTTCCGCCTATTGACGCGGGAAAAGGTTGCGATGCTGCTGCCTTATGCTCTCGTTCTTGAGTAG
- a CDS encoding Ferredoxin, 2Fe-2S yields the protein MANFVKVATHGELKPGEGKSLLVENVPIALFYVGDKYYAIEDTCCHRGGPLGEGSVDGLSVACPWHGWEFDLVTGECRTNPGARQRTYEVKVEGNDILVGLE from the coding sequence ATGGCAAACTTCGTGAAAGTTGCAACTCATGGGGAGCTCAAGCCCGGAGAGGGCAAATCCCTGTTGGTTGAAAATGTTCCGATCGCGCTATTTTACGTCGGGGATAAGTACTATGCGATCGAGGACACGTGCTGCCACCGCGGCGGCCCGTTGGGTGAAGGTTCGGTCGACGGACTGAGTGTGGCGTGTCCTTGGCACGGTTGGGAGTTTGATCTCGTGACAGGGGAATGCCGCACGAATCCCGGGGCGCGCCAACGCACCTACGAAGTCAAAGTCGAAGGCAACGACATTTTGGTGGGGCTTGAATAG
- a CDS encoding Propanediol utilization polyhedral body protein PduN, producing MYLAKVLGKVISTDKYPAYEHKKLLVVQRLGLDRKPSGLPTVAIDYVGAGEGDIVLVGAAPGLASTVFKVPKAPIRELIMGVVDRVDIPGQEPFGHSLPSSSLKSSPSQ from the coding sequence ATGTATCTTGCGAAAGTCCTCGGAAAGGTGATTTCCACGGATAAGTATCCTGCCTACGAGCACAAGAAACTGCTCGTGGTGCAGCGACTTGGGCTCGATCGCAAACCTTCAGGTCTTCCCACAGTGGCGATTGACTATGTGGGTGCTGGCGAAGGTGACATCGTGCTGGTGGGGGCGGCGCCGGGGCTTGCTTCAACGGTTTTCAAGGTGCCAAAAGCACCTATCCGCGAGCTCATCATGGGAGTTGTCGATCGCGTGGACATTCCCGGCCAGGAGCCCTTTGGCCATAGCCTGCCTTCTTCATCGTTGAAGTCCTCTCCCTCGCAGTAG
- a CDS encoding Molybdenum cofactor biosynthesis protein MoaE, producing the protein MDRAHDLPQIFAVLLRPGVAIQPEELDTFVRGAGEGAVVTFAGIVRPLENGKPIEGLEYEWHATLAERELQKVVRDVASRYNLLRAACAHRTGFVAVGEPAVYIAVSALHRQAAFEACAALITELKRQVPIWKVVRGADFSGYRYLEEENHAIH; encoded by the coding sequence ATGGATAGAGCCCACGATTTGCCGCAAATCTTCGCTGTGCTTCTGCGGCCGGGCGTCGCAATTCAGCCAGAAGAGCTCGACACTTTTGTCCGTGGCGCTGGTGAGGGTGCCGTCGTAACATTTGCTGGCATTGTGCGTCCGCTGGAAAACGGCAAGCCTATCGAGGGTTTGGAGTACGAATGGCATGCGACCCTTGCCGAGCGCGAACTTCAGAAAGTGGTGCGGGACGTGGCTTCTCGGTACAATCTCCTGCGAGCTGCATGTGCGCATCGCACGGGATTCGTAGCGGTGGGAGAACCTGCGGTCTACATCGCGGTAAGCGCGCTCCATCGCCAAGCGGCCTTTGAGGCGTGTGCTGCCCTCATCACTGAACTCAAACGCCAAGTGCCTATTTGGAAGGTTGTTCGCGGCGCCGACTTCAGCGGGTACAGGTATCTCGAGGAGGAAAATCATGCGATCCATTGA
- a CDS encoding Undecaprenyl-phosphate galactosephosphotransferase: MKRLLNSHYLTAALVVADIAAFTTIWFAMYYLRDHLADLGLWYKPINPVRPYIYALQVYLPYWLLCEWYYGNFEHREKLTGLNQISRILKTFIAGLVGSLALAYLFKQWDIGRFVLLTSSFCYFWWLYLSRSMLKAWKQAQVLKGIGVINILVIGVGRTARRVMDRILNHPEGGYRLVGFVDPHPRRKLRRSISGFPVLGSTRELTKILRSHPVEQVFLAVPKMPQNEMMNLIVQCEDLGVQFKIVTNLFEVITSQVRIDVIDEVPVIHLRNTEMPFVQALLKRLLDLVVASFLLVVFAPLMIGVAIAIRLDSRGPVLFRHLRVGKGGKPFMMYKFRTMHVDADPYAPAPTDPNDPRITRVGRWLRRYSIDEFPQLFNVLKGEMSMVGPRPEMPFLVEQYEEWQRRRLDVKPGVTGLWQIVGRKNLPLALNLEYDFYYIKNQSLFFDIVILLKTIPAVIFGKGAF, from the coding sequence ATGAAGCGTTTGCTCAACAGCCATTATCTTACGGCTGCACTCGTGGTGGCCGACATCGCGGCTTTCACCACGATTTGGTTTGCCATGTACTACCTGCGAGATCATTTGGCAGATCTCGGCTTGTGGTACAAACCCATCAATCCGGTGCGCCCCTACATTTATGCCCTGCAGGTCTATCTCCCCTACTGGCTGCTTTGCGAATGGTATTACGGCAACTTTGAACACCGCGAAAAACTAACGGGGCTCAACCAGATCTCGCGCATCCTGAAAACCTTCATCGCTGGGCTGGTGGGCTCTCTGGCGCTCGCCTATCTCTTTAAGCAATGGGATATCGGCCGCTTCGTCCTCCTGACCTCCTCGTTCTGCTACTTCTGGTGGTTGTACCTATCGAGGTCCATGCTCAAGGCATGGAAGCAAGCGCAGGTGCTTAAGGGGATCGGTGTCATCAACATCCTCGTGATCGGGGTAGGACGCACGGCACGACGCGTAATGGACCGCATCCTCAACCATCCTGAGGGCGGCTACCGCTTGGTGGGTTTTGTGGATCCCCATCCTCGGCGTAAGCTGCGCCGATCGATCAGCGGTTTTCCTGTGCTCGGTTCCACCCGCGAGCTCACGAAAATCCTGCGGAGTCACCCGGTCGAACAGGTTTTCCTCGCCGTGCCCAAAATGCCTCAAAACGAAATGATGAACCTAATTGTGCAGTGCGAGGATCTGGGAGTCCAGTTCAAGATCGTCACGAACCTATTCGAGGTGATCACTTCGCAAGTGCGCATCGACGTGATCGACGAAGTGCCGGTCATCCACCTGCGCAACACGGAAATGCCTTTCGTGCAAGCGCTGCTCAAGCGACTGCTGGATCTCGTCGTCGCAAGCTTCCTGCTTGTGGTTTTTGCTCCACTCATGATCGGGGTGGCCATTGCCATCCGCCTGGACTCGCGCGGGCCGGTGCTCTTCCGGCACCTGCGCGTGGGTAAAGGCGGTAAGCCCTTCATGATGTATAAGTTCCGCACGATGCACGTGGACGCCGACCCTTACGCCCCCGCGCCGACGGATCCCAACGATCCGCGCATCACCCGCGTCGGACGCTGGCTGCGCCGCTACTCTATTGATGAATTCCCACAGCTCTTCAACGTGCTTAAAGGCGAAATGAGCATGGTCGGGCCGCGGCCGGAGATGCCTTTCTTAGTGGAACAATACGAAGAGTGGCAGCGTCGCCGCCTCGACGTCAAACCCGGCGTTACCGGACTTTGGCAAATCGTCGGACGCAAAAACCTCCCCCTCGCCCTCAACCTCGAGTACGATTTCTACTATATCAAGAACCAAAGCCTGTTTTTTGACATCGTCATCCTTCTGAAAACTATTCCGGCCGTCATTTTCGGGAAGGGGGCGTTCTAA
- a CDS encoding Ferredoxin, 2Fe-2S: MHSLYVCPEHEIGEGHARTFSWRSSSGWLGEGFVIRFRGQLYAYLNQCPHQPLTLDYGDGEFFDAEMQLLVCRNHGAMFEPATGKCVAGPCAGASLKPLQTRLTDGCVYVELPPEEDVELE, translated from the coding sequence ATGCACTCGCTCTACGTCTGCCCTGAGCACGAAATCGGCGAGGGCCACGCCCGCACATTTAGTTGGCGGAGCTCTTCTGGATGGTTGGGGGAAGGTTTCGTCATTCGTTTCCGTGGCCAGCTCTACGCCTATCTCAATCAATGCCCCCACCAACCGCTGACCCTCGATTACGGGGATGGGGAGTTCTTCGATGCAGAAATGCAGCTTCTCGTCTGTCGGAACCACGGAGCAATGTTTGAGCCTGCAACGGGGAAATGTGTCGCAGGGCCGTGTGCCGGAGCGAGCCTCAAACCGCTGCAGACGCGGTTGACCGACGGCTGCGTTTATGTCGAGTTGCCGCCCGAAGAAGATGTGGAGCTTGAGTAG